The Candidatus Bathyarchaeia archaeon DNA segment TCCTCTTTTCTTAATGGTTGAAGTCCGCATAAGTAAGCTTCCTTTTCTACACGTTGAACATGCAATTTGCAAAGTGGAATCCCGAAAACCTCGTACACCATCTCCGAAATCTCTCTTATTTTTCTATCCATTTCACATTTCCCAAAAATTGACTTAAACGATGTCACCTCGCCTTGGAGAGGTTGCGCACAAACAGGAAACTTGTAATTCATTTCTAAACTTTTTACTGCTCTGTAAAGGGCGCTTCTATTTTTTGCAATTTTAAAGCCATCGTATGAGAACGGGTTTACTGCGAAAAGAACAGTTGGAAAGCCAACTTCAGCCATTATTTGCTTCACAGAACCAGTTACTATGTAAGGTATCGTTGGAATGCCCGCTTTTGAAGCGCGAAGCAGCAGAATTGGCGTTCTGTAAGCGTCAACCAAGTTCTCGCTTGTTGGAATCACTGGGTTACCTAAAATTTCCGCATGCAAAGACACGTAATATCCAGTTTTCAAATAGCGATAATCATTGTTAATGTTGAGAGTAAAATCTTTAATTGACGATTCAAGAAACGTTGACGGCTTCATTGTAGGCAAATCTGTGGTTAGGTCGATGTTTGAGACGACCAACACGCATTAAGCACCAGACAATTGAAAAAGCGGTATTTGCTTCAGACTATTTAAAATTAACTGTAATTTTTATATCATATTCCAGAAACAAGTAGGATTTAAAAAAGGGAACAGCCACGTACAAAACTTTAGAAGTTCTCGGACCAGAACATGAATTTTCCATAGTAAACGAAGAACTCAAAGCATTGCCAATCGTTGACAAAATCATAAAAGATTTCCGCGGACGCATCGTAAACTTCGTAGAACAGCCAAACTTCACTTTTGGCAAGGAACTTCAATTACACGTAATGGAAATAAAACCAAACGAGCCTTTCAAATCGCCCGTAGAATTTGAAGAAAACATGCACAAAGCAGTTCTCGCCATAGCCGATTTTTTAGAAAGAAAATACAAAGCAAGCCTTCTCGGAACCGGCATGCACCCACTACTAAAACTTAAAGACACTGGAATTTGGCCTCATCGCCACAAGCAGATTTATCAGGCTTACAGCAAAGTTTTCAATCTCAAACAACATGGGTGGCTTAACATTCAAAGTTTTCAGTTGAACTTGCCATATTCCAGTGAGAAAGACGCAGTTTTGGTGCATAATTTGCTTGCAGAAATATGCACTTACTTGCCTGCCATCTGCGCGTCTTCGCCCCTATTTGAGGGACACTTAGGGAACTACGTTGACACGCGCTTACATTTTTATATGTTAAACCAAAAAGAAGTACCTTCCATAACTGGCGATGTAGTGCCAGAATATGTTTCCTCGTTTAGGCAGTACAAAGAAGATATTATTGGCAAATATTCCTTAGACCTTGTCAAGGCTGGCGTAAACGATTACCTTCCTTATCAAGACTGGGTTAACTCTCGCGGAGTAATTTTCCGATTTGACAGAAGAGCCGTTGAAATACGAGTAATGGACGAGCAGGAATGTGTTAAGTCAGACGTGGCTTTGAGCTGTTTTGTGAGAGCTTTGCTGAGAGGGTTATTAAAAGACGGCAAAACGGAGTTTTTGTCTCACGAAATGTTAGTGAAAGATTTCAACTCAATAATCCGAGAAGGATTAAAAGCACATGTTTTGCACCCTTATGGAAACACTGCCCGTCATGTTTGTAAATATTACATGGATACTGCTTGGAAAAATGCGACGGATGAAGAGAGAAAATATCTTCCATTAATAAAAAAGAGGCTGGAATGTGGCAATCTGTCGGAAATTATCAGAGAAAGAATCTTGAGAAAAGCACAAAAGACAGATTTGCATGAGGCAATAGTAAGCGTTTACTTAACACTTATAAAGTGTCTTATAAATAATCAACCCTACTTCTAAAAGCAATAAGGAGAGGCTTCCATGACTACTAAAGAAGAACGACAAAGCAACTTCTTCGACGTCTGCGGCTCTTGCAAAATCAGCTGTTGCCAAGATGCGTATCCTCCCATAACAGACCAGCGTAGGCGAATAATTGAAGCGTATTTGAAAGAGCAAAAGATTATGATTGAGAACCCATTTGTTCACGAGGGATACACCTTTCCAAGAGGAGATGCAGAAGGCTACTGTATATTCTATGATAAAAAAACAAGAAAATGCCAAGTGCACCCTGTAAAACCAGAAACATGCGTCGCCGGACCAATAACCTTCGACATAA contains these protein-coding regions:
- a CDS encoding YkgJ family cysteine cluster protein, whose product is MTTKEERQSNFFDVCGSCKISCCQDAYPPITDQRRRIIEAYLKEQKIMIENPFVHEGYTFPRGDAEGYCIFYDKKTRKCQVHPVKPETCVAGPITFDINKKTQKIEWYLKMEKICPLAGKMHRNQPVLKKHVETAKKEILKLVNELDAEALQTILKRDEPDTFKIDENNIEKDILNKLSKNDEP
- a CDS encoding RimK-like ATPgrasp N-terminal domain-containing protein, translating into MLVVSNIDLTTDLPTMKPSTFLESSIKDFTLNINNDYRYLKTGYYVSLHAEILGNPVIPTSENLVDAYRTPILLLRASKAGIPTIPYIVTGSVKQIMAEVGFPTVLFAVNPFSYDGFKIAKNRSALYRAVKSLEMNYKFPVCAQPLQGEVTSFKSIFGKCEMDRKIREISEMVYEVFGIPLCKLHVQRVEKEAYLCGLQPLRKEELSPKDLKVISEEIWQISKNGEHRVG